The Pyramidobacter porci genome includes a window with the following:
- the uppS gene encoding polyprenyl diphosphate synthase: MERCANLPKHVALIMDGNGRWAKKRGLPRLLGHRAGIAALERTVRAAGEMGIGCLSVYAFSTENWNRPRLEVAGLMELLRHYARKKVPDLVKNGVRVRFCGARRGVPDEVLRIIDWSETETARCGRMTLVVCFNYGGRQEILDAIADAQSKGETIAGEEDLRKHLYLPDIPDPDLIIRTSGELRVSNFWLWQGSYSEYYFTDTLWPDFGTAELKKALQSYARRERRYGRVEEF; the protein is encoded by the coding sequence ATGGAGCGTTGCGCGAACTTACCGAAACACGTCGCCCTGATCATGGACGGCAACGGCCGCTGGGCCAAAAAACGCGGTCTGCCCCGTCTGCTGGGACACCGGGCCGGGATCGCCGCTTTGGAGCGGACGGTGCGGGCGGCCGGCGAGATGGGCATTGGCTGCCTGTCGGTTTACGCTTTTTCAACGGAAAATTGGAATCGTCCTCGGCTCGAAGTGGCGGGATTGATGGAACTGCTTCGGCACTACGCGCGCAAGAAAGTTCCCGACCTTGTGAAAAACGGCGTCAGAGTCCGTTTTTGCGGGGCGCGCCGGGGCGTGCCCGACGAAGTGCTGCGAATCATCGACTGGAGCGAAACGGAGACGGCCCGATGCGGCCGCATGACGCTGGTCGTCTGTTTCAATTACGGCGGACGGCAGGAAATTCTGGACGCCATCGCCGACGCCCAGTCCAAGGGCGAAACGATCGCCGGCGAAGAAGACTTAAGAAAACATCTTTATCTTCCCGACATCCCCGATCCCGATCTGATCATCCGTACCAGCGGAGAGCTTCGCGTCAGCAATTTCTGGCTGTGGCAGGGATCGTACAGCGAATATTATTTTACGGACACGCTCTGGCCCGATTTCGGCACCGCGGAACTGAAAAAGGCATTGCAGTCCTATGCCAGAAGGGAACGCCGCTATGGACGAGTCGAAGAGTTTTAA
- a CDS encoding phosphatidate cytidylyltransferase, with product MDESKSFKQTLAVRTATGTALVAVMLGLLYLGGWWWHVYAAFVALGSLWEFYRMSPSLPKADRFVGLVAATVVLFSSEHVSQTGLMAIFGLCCFAVYFMELARRQLTAGSHSIASVGPVITGLVYAVIPWYCMIRFRALPDPVGWAAVLSIFLCTWSCDVMAYLVGSRWGTVRVCPHISPHKSLEGFIGGFVASTLCGALCALFFKFSPMAFVLVGAACGSAGQLGDLVESLIKRENDVKDSGHIFPGHGGFLDRFDSVLVNTLCAWMIWWAFLL from the coding sequence ATGGACGAGTCGAAGAGTTTTAAGCAGACGCTGGCTGTTCGCACTGCCACCGGCACGGCATTGGTCGCGGTGATGCTGGGATTGCTTTATCTCGGCGGCTGGTGGTGGCATGTCTACGCCGCGTTTGTGGCTTTGGGATCTCTCTGGGAGTTTTACCGCATGTCGCCCAGTCTGCCGAAAGCGGATCGCTTCGTCGGCCTGGTGGCCGCGACGGTGGTGCTTTTTTCCTCCGAACACGTGTCGCAGACGGGGTTGATGGCGATCTTCGGCTTGTGCTGCTTCGCCGTCTATTTCATGGAACTGGCGCGGCGCCAGCTGACCGCCGGCAGTCATTCCATCGCCAGCGTCGGCCCCGTGATCACCGGCTTGGTGTACGCGGTCATTCCGTGGTACTGCATGATCCGTTTTCGGGCTCTGCCCGATCCCGTAGGATGGGCGGCGGTGCTTTCCATCTTTCTCTGCACCTGGTCCTGCGACGTCATGGCCTATCTTGTTGGCTCGCGTTGGGGAACGGTGCGCGTTTGTCCTCATATCAGCCCTCACAAGAGCCTTGAAGGTTTTATCGGCGGTTTTGTCGCCAGCACGCTGTGCGGCGCGCTGTGCGCGCTGTTTTTCAAGTTCAGCCCGATGGCGTTCGTCCTCGTCGGTGCGGCCTGCGGCAGCGCCGGTCAGCTGGGCGATCTGGTGGAATCTCTGATCAAGCGCGAGAACGACGTCAAGGACAGCGGGCATATTTTCCCCGGTCATGGCGGATTCCTCGACCGCTTTGACAGTGTCCTCGTCAACACGCTGTGCGCGTGGATGATCTGGTGGGCTTTTCTGCTTTGA
- a CDS encoding 1-deoxy-D-xylulose-5-phosphate reductoisomerase, protein MSKNTRKKVAVIGCTGSVGSSALDVCRAYPEFFQVTALAAETGREALPSLCREFEPKIVVLREPRYDLPKEAELWKGEDALLRLIESDEVEHIVFASSGVAAVKALARAMELGKEISLANKESALILGERLASAVRAGQIRPLDSEHNALWQCLAGENYDHVERLILTASGGPFLRTPLEQLDAVTPEQAASHPVWSMGRKISVDSATMINKGIELLEAHDLFGIPGEKILPVIHPGSKVHALVSFIDGATKMLLSPPDMRLAALTALSWPMRLPLRMKKIEPVELDGLDLHFERPQEARFPGLYTAIEAARRGEPYPVILIAADEAAVQTFLEGKIAFSDIAKIVSAIVDGYNGGDVEDISSRIALYERCRARALKLANERAWGRKKVWS, encoded by the coding sequence ATGTCGAAAAACACGAGAAAAAAGGTGGCCGTGATCGGCTGCACCGGCAGCGTGGGCTCTTCGGCGCTTGACGTGTGCCGCGCCTATCCCGAGTTCTTTCAGGTGACGGCGCTGGCCGCGGAGACGGGAAGAGAGGCGCTGCCGTCGCTTTGTCGGGAGTTCGAGCCTAAAATCGTCGTCTTGCGGGAGCCGCGCTATGATTTGCCCAAAGAAGCGGAGCTCTGGAAAGGAGAAGACGCGCTGCTTCGCCTGATCGAGTCCGACGAAGTGGAACATATCGTCTTCGCCTCGTCCGGCGTCGCTGCGGTGAAAGCGCTGGCGCGCGCGATGGAACTGGGCAAGGAAATCAGCCTGGCCAACAAGGAATCGGCGCTGATCTTGGGCGAGCGCCTGGCCTCCGCCGTGCGCGCCGGGCAGATCCGCCCGCTCGACAGCGAGCACAACGCGCTCTGGCAGTGCCTTGCCGGCGAAAATTACGATCATGTGGAACGATTGATTCTAACGGCTTCGGGCGGCCCGTTCCTGCGCACGCCGCTGGAACAGCTCGACGCGGTCACGCCCGAGCAGGCGGCGTCGCATCCCGTCTGGTCCATGGGGCGCAAGATCAGCGTCGACAGCGCCACGATGATCAATAAAGGCATCGAACTTCTCGAGGCGCATGATCTTTTCGGGATTCCGGGAGAGAAAATCCTGCCCGTGATCCATCCCGGCTCGAAAGTTCACGCGCTGGTTTCCTTTATCGACGGCGCGACGAAAATGCTCCTGAGCCCTCCCGATATGCGGCTTGCGGCGCTGACGGCCCTCTCGTGGCCGATGCGCTTGCCGCTGCGGATGAAGAAGATCGAGCCGGTCGAACTGGACGGCCTGGATCTTCATTTCGAAAGGCCGCAGGAGGCGCGTTTCCCCGGGCTTTATACGGCGATCGAGGCGGCCCGCAGGGGCGAGCCCTATCCTGTCATTCTGATCGCCGCCGACGAGGCGGCCGTGCAGACGTTTCTCGAAGGGAAAATCGCTTTTTCCGACATCGCGAAAATCGTCTCCGCTATCGTGGACGGCTATAACGGCGGAGACGTGGAAGACATTTCTTCGCGCATCGCGCTTTACGAACGCTGCCGGGCCCGCGCTCTTAAGCTGGCAAACGAAAGGGCCTGGGGCAGGAAGAAGGTTTGGAGTTAA